In the Candidatus Omnitrophota bacterium genome, one interval contains:
- a CDS encoding FAD-dependent oxidoreductase — protein sequence MASGEKFDCIVVGAGPAGTTCAYTLAKAGLSVVLLERGEAPGSKNVMGGILYSTILNKVIPNFWEEAPVERRIVKKVFSVLSADSELQMGMRFEGFNKPPFNNTFAVLRGKFDAWYAKKAEEAGVMVLNQAVVDKVITEGKKAVGVKTRLEDGDLFADTIVIAEGVGSLLAERLGLRERHVPEHMVTCCKEVVALPKEVIEERFNLEGEEGASLEYFGGSVKGMVGSAFIYTNKETLSVGIGVSTRDLKYNKLTPNDLIENFKEHPSIRRLVKGGKLLEYAAHLIPEFGYDHLPKLTMDGLIIAGDAAGFVNMNPMFHEGSNLAMASGLFAAETIIEAKQKNDFSENGLAGYRRRLEDSFVFKDLKRYKGISNFAAKHPEFFKEYPELLVELAEDFFTVSETPKGKSRMAVIKKGLKRVNLLKLAIGMNRARKVMF from the coding sequence ATGGCAAGCGGTGAGAAGTTCGATTGCATCGTAGTCGGCGCCGGCCCGGCAGGGACGACGTGCGCGTATACGCTCGCGAAAGCGGGCCTTAGCGTGGTGTTGCTCGAACGCGGGGAGGCGCCCGGTTCAAAGAACGTGATGGGCGGGATATTATATTCGACGATACTCAATAAGGTCATACCGAATTTTTGGGAAGAGGCGCCGGTGGAAAGGCGCATCGTGAAAAAAGTGTTCTCAGTCCTGTCCGCCGATTCTGAATTGCAGATGGGGATGAGGTTCGAGGGTTTCAATAAGCCGCCGTTCAATAACACCTTCGCGGTCCTTCGCGGGAAATTCGACGCGTGGTACGCAAAGAAAGCGGAAGAGGCCGGCGTAATGGTGCTCAACCAGGCTGTCGTGGATAAGGTGATCACCGAAGGCAAAAAGGCGGTCGGGGTCAAGACGCGGCTCGAGGACGGCGACCTTTTCGCGGACACTATCGTCATAGCGGAAGGGGTCGGTTCGCTCCTCGCCGAAAGGCTGGGATTGAGGGAGAGGCACGTCCCGGAGCATATGGTCACCTGCTGCAAGGAGGTCGTCGCCCTGCCGAAGGAAGTCATCGAGGAGAGGTTCAACCTCGAGGGAGAGGAAGGGGCCTCGCTCGAATATTTCGGGGGCTCTGTGAAGGGGATGGTAGGCTCGGCCTTTATCTACACCAATAAGGAGACGCTCTCGGTCGGCATCGGCGTCTCGACCAGGGACCTGAAATATAACAAGTTGACGCCGAATGACCTCATTGAGAATTTCAAGGAACACCCGTCGATAAGGCGGCTCGTAAAAGGCGGGAAGCTCCTGGAATATGCGGCGCATTTGATACCCGAGTTCGGTTACGACCACCTCCCGAAACTGACGATGGACGGGCTAATCATCGCGGGCGACGCCGCGGGTTTCGTCAATATGAACCCGATGTTCCACGAGGGCTCCAACCTGGCGATGGCCTCGGGGCTGTTCGCGGCCGAGACGATAATAGAGGCGAAACAGAAGAACGATTTCTCCGAGAACGGGCTCGCGGGATACCGCAGGCGGCTGGAAGACTCTTTTGTGTTCAAGGACCTGAAGCGCTATAAGGGCATTTCAAATTTCGCGGCGAAACATCCTGAATTTTTCAAGGAATATCCGGAGCTGCTGGTCGAGCTGGCCGAGGACTTCTTCACCGTCTCCGAGACGCCGAAAGGCAAGTCAAGGATGGCCGTGATAAAGAAGGGCCTGAAGAGGGTCAACCTCCTCAAGCTGGCTATCGGGATGAATCGCGCGCGCAAAGTGATGTTCTGA
- a CDS encoding patatin-like phospholipase family protein, whose product MNPANPSIDKASIIRRIPIFSGLPSAAQKLIEDYSYVAEYKRNHILYREGAPADSFYCMVTGRAKVFVRTPSGEERTLVHLHRGDYVGIISLLTNEPHSASVRIINDSLVLRIDKKNFDLLLKEAPQLALKFTEALSRRLKKAESKQRTIFESSIISVFGLAKKSGRTMYAVNLAIALAYETRKKVILLDMSHSGNECSSMLQMDELKCVDLKRHSMNYEEAKPLIVKYEAGGIYLLNMGCDDHSKIEPSHVISFLSSLTSEFNYIIVDMPAEIGKPTYALLEQSDLIHVVSDCNEHNLKATGMLIKELKKAVQDPENTVKAIINEFVRTESFEEEVKLLGHKAYATLPDLGLLAGMMSAGLPPVLAVPESLYSRSVRRIAREIGKILVGLALGSGAALGLAHIGVLKVLEREKIPVDFIAGTSIGAVVGAFWASGIESGELEKIALRFKRKDMLFSLADFSLMPLQGFMNGNNFKKFFREYLGKKTFHDTHIPLKIVANTLRSRENIVIDEGSLVDALRASCSIPAFIKPVRYGDDFLIDGGTLDPVPIDVLTKLGAKKIIAVNCLPSQEEMMKAFKEFEEKRRNDEIRLSRRTVFSRLAYNFRNWIRRTFAPNIFDVMMNVSLAMQYAFAEVSSKDADCVIHPVLPNAAWFELYKVEALIRRGEQETEKMLPQIKALIEE is encoded by the coding sequence ATGAACCCTGCCAACCCAAGTATAGACAAAGCGTCCATAATAAGAAGGATACCGATCTTCTCAGGCCTCCCGAGCGCGGCCCAAAAGCTGATAGAGGATTATTCCTATGTAGCCGAATACAAGAGGAACCATATCCTCTACCGCGAAGGCGCCCCGGCCGATTCCTTTTACTGCATGGTCACGGGAAGGGCGAAGGTATTCGTAAGGACGCCGTCCGGTGAAGAGAGGACGCTTGTCCACCTGCACCGCGGTGACTATGTGGGCATAATCTCCCTTCTTACCAACGAGCCGCATTCCGCGTCGGTCCGCATAATAAACGATTCGCTGGTCCTCCGCATAGATAAAAAGAATTTCGATCTCCTGCTCAAGGAAGCGCCTCAGCTTGCCCTGAAATTTACCGAGGCGCTCTCGCGCCGCCTGAAGAAGGCAGAATCTAAACAGAGGACGATCTTCGAGTCCTCGATAATATCCGTCTTCGGGCTCGCGAAAAAATCCGGGCGGACAATGTACGCGGTCAACCTCGCGATAGCGCTGGCCTATGAGACGCGCAAAAAGGTCATACTCCTCGACATGAGCCATTCGGGGAACGAATGCTCCTCGATGCTGCAGATGGATGAGCTTAAATGCGTCGACCTGAAGCGCCACAGCATGAATTACGAGGAGGCCAAGCCCCTTATTGTGAAATACGAAGCCGGGGGCATATATCTCCTTAATATGGGCTGTGACGACCACAGCAAGATCGAGCCGTCGCATGTCATCTCTTTTTTGAGTTCCCTGACGTCGGAGTTCAACTACATAATCGTCGACATGCCGGCGGAGATAGGCAAGCCGACCTACGCGCTTCTCGAGCAGTCAGACCTCATACATGTAGTCAGCGACTGCAATGAGCATAACCTTAAAGCCACGGGAATGCTCATAAAAGAACTTAAGAAGGCGGTGCAGGATCCCGAAAATACCGTTAAGGCGATAATAAACGAGTTCGTGAGGACCGAGAGTTTCGAGGAAGAGGTAAAATTGCTGGGCCACAAGGCATATGCCACACTGCCGGATTTGGGGTTACTGGCCGGGATGATGTCCGCGGGGTTGCCCCCGGTATTGGCTGTCCCGGAGAGCCTCTATTCGAGGTCCGTAAGGAGGATAGCCCGCGAGATCGGGAAGATCCTCGTCGGCCTCGCGCTCGGCTCCGGCGCGGCGCTCGGGCTGGCCCATATAGGCGTATTGAAAGTATTGGAGAGGGAGAAGATACCGGTAGATTTTATAGCAGGCACCTCGATAGGCGCGGTGGTCGGCGCTTTCTGGGCGTCCGGCATAGAGAGCGGGGAACTCGAAAAGATAGCGCTGAGATTCAAGAGGAAGGACATGCTCTTTTCGCTGGCGGATTTTTCGCTCATGCCGCTGCAGGGTTTCATGAACGGGAATAATTTCAAGAAGTTTTTCCGGGAATACCTCGGGAAGAAGACATTCCACGATACGCATATCCCGCTGAAGATCGTCGCGAATACCCTCAGGTCCCGCGAGAACATAGTTATTGACGAGGGCAGTCTTGTCGACGCGCTTAGGGCTTCGTGTTCCATCCCCGCGTTTATAAAACCCGTAAGATACGGGGATGATTTCCTTATCGACGGCGGCACCCTCGACCCGGTGCCGATAGACGTCCTGACGAAACTCGGCGCGAAGAAGATAATAGCGGTGAATTGCCTGCCAAGCCAGGAAGAGATGATGAAGGCCTTCAAGGAATTCGAGGAGAAGCGCAGGAACGACGAAATAAGGCTGTCGCGGCGCACGGTATTCTCGCGCCTCGCCTATAATTTCAGAAACTGGATTCGCCGGACATTCGCGCCTAACATATTCGATGTGATGATGAACGTTTCGCTGGCTATGCAGTATGCATTCGCCGAGGTTTCGTCCAAGGACGCGGATTGCGTCATACATCCGGTCCTCCCGAACGCGGCGTGGTTCGAATTGTATAAAGTAGAGGCGCTGATAAGGCGCGGGGAGCAGGAGACGGAAAAGATGCTCCCGCAGATAAAAGCATTGATAGAGGAATGA
- the era gene encoding GTPase Era yields the protein MADKKVFKSGFVAIIGRPNVGKSTVLNRLVGEKVAIVTQKPETTRNKIQGILTRPEAQVVFVDTPGIHKPKNLLGKQITQVAKDVLLEVDLIVFVLDVTKGVTPEDMLIFNLVKAAKKPAILLINKIDLRSKSLALPLIEDGARLYDFREIIPTSASNGDNMDILLEKVIEHLPEGPKYFPDGQFTDRTERFMVGEIIREKALEMTHEEVPHSVAVLIEEFTERPRKLVYIRAVIYVERHSQKKILVGHKGQMLKAIGETARREIQKLLDRHAYLELWVKVHENWRKDPNALKMLGYA from the coding sequence ATGGCGGATAAAAAAGTATTCAAATCAGGGTTCGTGGCGATAATAGGCAGGCCGAACGTCGGCAAGTCGACGGTCCTTAACCGCCTTGTCGGAGAGAAGGTCGCCATCGTCACGCAAAAACCCGAGACGACGCGCAACAAGATACAAGGGATATTGACCCGCCCCGAAGCGCAGGTGGTATTCGTCGATACGCCGGGGATACATAAGCCCAAGAACCTCCTCGGAAAACAGATAACGCAGGTCGCGAAGGACGTTTTGCTCGAAGTGGACCTTATCGTCTTCGTCCTGGACGTCACAAAAGGCGTAACCCCGGAAGATATGCTCATATTCAACCTCGTGAAAGCCGCGAAGAAGCCGGCCATCCTGCTGATAAACAAGATAGACCTTAGGAGCAAGTCGCTCGCCCTGCCGCTTATCGAGGACGGGGCCCGGCTCTACGATTTCAGGGAGATAATCCCGACATCGGCGTCGAACGGCGACAATATGGACATTCTCCTCGAGAAGGTCATCGAGCATCTTCCCGAGGGGCCGAAATATTTTCCCGACGGGCAATTTACCGACAGGACCGAAAGGTTCATGGTAGGGGAGATAATACGCGAGAAGGCCCTTGAGATGACGCACGAGGAGGTCCCGCACTCGGTCGCGGTCCTTATCGAGGAATTTACGGAACGCCCGAGGAAACTCGTCTACATAAGGGCGGTGATATATGTCGAACGCCATTCGCAGAAGAAGATATTGGTCGGCCATAAGGGCCAGATGTTAAAAGCCATCGGCGAGACCGCGAGGAGGGAGATCCAGAAGCTCCTCGACCGGCACGCCTACCTTGAGCTGTGGGTCAAGGTCCACGAGAACTGGCGCAAGGACCCCAACGCGCTGAAGATGCTCGGCTACGCGTGA
- a CDS encoding tetratricopeptide repeat protein has translation MKSEILKIFVVILAVVAPVQAYGRVTNDPAAAAMYNEMGVKAFKDGAAAAAVSYLEQARRLNPSDKTIKKNLAAAYAGQGMAEYDRRDLAGAQKYFEAALQLDPENMNSLVLLGDIKYLSQKMGEAKALWEKALKTDPDYKYRKELEEKIAKLAKEAKVEKDYRSTGMDRFEIKYSREGARLSYNIRYYLQEAYRLLGQDFDYRPGYRITVLISDREQFETIGGWPAGTQGGYDGKIRLPLIGADYAPDHIRGLVWHEYTHLIVEDLSKGRAPLWMNEGLAYYEGFKYMKKRMATLKAAVDKNRLIPLAGLDDVLKAQDVGEDYWLACEESYTIAFYMMKRYNKYTIREILKGMGDGETFEAVMKKKFNTSMKEFEKRWLTELNKGRLY, from the coding sequence ATGAAATCCGAGATCCTCAAAATTTTTGTGGTCATCCTGGCTGTTGTTGCGCCGGTCCAGGCCTACGGCCGGGTCACAAACGACCCGGCGGCGGCCGCGATGTATAACGAGATGGGTGTCAAGGCCTTCAAGGACGGCGCGGCGGCGGCCGCGGTATCCTACCTCGAGCAGGCCCGCAGGCTTAACCCCTCGGATAAGACGATAAAGAAGAACCTTGCCGCCGCCTACGCCGGCCAGGGCATGGCCGAGTACGACAGGAGGGACCTCGCGGGCGCGCAAAAATATTTTGAGGCCGCGCTTCAACTTGACCCGGAGAACATGAATTCGCTGGTCTTATTGGGCGATATAAAATACCTGTCGCAGAAGATGGGCGAAGCGAAGGCCCTTTGGGAAAAAGCGCTAAAGACGGACCCGGATTATAAATACAGGAAAGAGCTTGAAGAAAAAATAGCGAAACTGGCCAAGGAAGCAAAGGTCGAGAAAGATTACCGCTCGACCGGGATGGACCGGTTCGAGATCAAATATTCGCGCGAAGGCGCCAGGTTAAGTTATAATATAAGATATTACCTCCAGGAGGCATACAGGCTCCTGGGGCAGGACTTCGATTACCGTCCCGGTTACAGGATAACGGTCTTGATATCGGACAGGGAACAGTTCGAGACGATAGGCGGATGGCCGGCCGGGACGCAGGGAGGATATGACGGCAAGATACGGCTCCCCCTGATAGGCGCGGATTACGCGCCCGACCACATACGGGGGCTGGTCTGGCATGAATACACGCACCTGATCGTGGAAGACCTTTCCAAGGGAAGGGCGCCGCTGTGGATGAACGAAGGGCTTGCCTATTACGAGGGTTTTAAGTATATGAAAAAGCGCATGGCCACGCTGAAGGCCGCGGTCGATAAGAACCGGCTGATACCGCTCGCCGGCCTCGATGATGTGCTGAAGGCGCAAGACGTCGGTGAAGATTACTGGCTCGCGTGCGAGGAGTCGTATACCATCGCCTTTTACATGATGAAGAGGTATAACAAATACACCATCCGCGAGATCCTTAAGGGGATGGGCGATGGCGAAACGTTCGAGGCGGTCATGAAAAAAAAATTTAACACATCCATGAAAGAATTCGAAAAACGCTGGCTTACCGAATTGAATAAAGGCAGGCTCTACTGA
- the mazG gene encoding nucleoside triphosphate pyrophosphohydrolase has protein sequence MSIRPFEKLTGIMARLRAKDGCPWDRAQTHSSLKKHIIEEAYELCDAIDSKDPEKLKDELGDFLFQVVFQAQIAKERGAFDIDDVLRTSAKKMLNRHPHVFGKHRAKDEDDAYKHWQSRKEQERSYKDRKSILDGVPKILPALIKAQKVSRRAAHQGFDWPDVKFVVDKVHEELEEVKMELKSGNKRRLAEEIGDLLFVIVILSRFGGIDAEEALHSATKKFAKRFGNIERALKKRHKKINECGFEELYRLWRELR, from the coding sequence ATGAGCATAAGACCTTTCGAAAAATTAACCGGGATAATGGCCCGCCTTCGGGCGAAGGACGGCTGTCCGTGGGACAGGGCCCAGACACATTCCTCCCTCAAAAAACACATCATAGAGGAAGCGTATGAGCTCTGCGACGCTATAGATTCCAAAGACCCCGAAAAACTGAAGGACGAACTCGGGGACTTCCTCTTCCAGGTGGTCTTCCAGGCCCAGATCGCGAAAGAGCGAGGCGCCTTCGATATCGACGATGTCCTGCGGACGTCGGCGAAGAAGATGCTCAACCGCCATCCGCACGTCTTCGGAAAACACAGGGCGAAGGACGAGGACGACGCCTATAAACACTGGCAATCGCGCAAGGAGCAGGAAAGGTCCTATAAAGACAGAAAGAGCATATTAGACGGCGTCCCGAAGATACTTCCGGCCCTGATCAAGGCCCAGAAGGTCTCGAGGCGCGCGGCCCATCAGGGGTTCGATTGGCCGGATGTGAAATTCGTCGTCGATAAAGTGCACGAGGAACTTGAAGAAGTAAAAATGGAGTTAAAGAGCGGCAACAAGCGCCGCCTCGCAGAAGAGATCGGCGACTTATTGTTCGTTATCGTGATACTCTCCCGCTTCGGCGGCATCGACGCCGAGGAAGCCCTCCACAGCGCCACAAAGAAATTCGCCAAGCGGTTCGGTAACATCGAACGGGCGCTGAAAAAACGGCACAAAAAAATAAACGAATGCGGTTTTGAAGAACTCTACCGGCTATGGAGAGAGCTGAGGTAG
- a CDS encoding acyl-CoA dehydratase activase, which translates to MIKSCGICVGASNLTSVEIYKEEHKLRVGKVISVPHEGNIFGCLEQALNRLLDEGYRNIAVTGRKVDSSVNLPWISEPEAVEEALKFINTEKKHYNAVVSMGAELFIAYILDKQGNISGVRTLNKCASGTGEFFAQQLRRMDLSLDDAEKLVSADKVYRLSSRCSVFCKSDCTHALNKGQNVSEILAGLCEMMSRKVMELLVDMPKEKVMLIGGVALNPRVISFLKKEIHSIYVPNEAAYFEALGAALWMMEHSAVISDAKLLKEKRRASRYTALPALRSALPLVEFKDAWKKTEYSDGDACILGLDVGSTTTKAVIMRERDNAVLDSVYLRTNGNPVEASRNCYKALEKSLDKKIKISGLGVTGSGRQIAALHAMTDGIVNEIIAHARAAVYFDDEVDTIFEIGGQDAKYTHIKNMVACDYAMNEACSAGTGSFLEESCKETLGVELREIERYAMKGESPPNFNDQCAAFISSDIKTASYEGLKKEDIVAGLVYSICMNYSNRVKGNRIVGDKVLMQGGVCYNKAVPVAMASLLGKKIVVPPEPGLMGAFGAALEIKDKLNKGLLKRKDFELSGLIGRDVKYHDSFKCKGGAEKCDRGCSILRIEIGGRIYLFGGSCNRYYNINHSVNVDEAKLNLVKMRQERLFAPLASGPSAPAAAKTVGISRSFLTHIFFPLYNTFFESLGMKVVVSDAISDYGVQHKRAPFCYPAEIAHGLFHNLLEKDPDYIFLPQVLELKSKKAEKSRKEQQSTCVILQSEPYYLKNTFKGFDKNNVLVPVLDFSKGLGGARKAFADMAGKMGFSKRDAVKAYEAACAKQDDFTKGLKRYGRECLEELKKDPERIAVVLLGRAYNTFAAEANMAIPDKFSSRGVTVMPFDCLPYEEESDDANMYWASGQMILKAARFIKKHPQLYPVFVTNFSCGPDSFIVGNVRDMMDKRPILILEIDSHTADAGINTRIEAFLDIVERSRLLGAATQDGREAFTPARCISHDKKVWVVSSDGKRYGIDDKRVKLLLPPMGTMGPEALAAVFKTAGINAIPLQPSDGTSLKHGRANTTCKECLPLILSAGSLMRYLEHRKDGDILVYFMPSTGGNCRFGQYNTFFNDLIRKKRIKDLAVYSMDTQNSYLGMGNSFNILILKGALIYDAMYDIKNALKALAKDKEEAMRVFDKQWHNIVACLGKKGAGLYKVLEEASAALKAIPLKHPLSEATTVAIMGEIYVRRDDFCCNPLIERLAQKGIVARTSPVLEWICYVDYLVKNKLIESNLGISGKIEFFVKTFLQRSYEKKIKGILAGSGLYHNDAIDIEKIMKAGRNFIDEQLTGESIVVVGSALNEIVEYVSGVISVGPFACLPTRIIESILNGSMNLTTKKGLSDRDFTGLKEVEELPFLSIEIDGTPFPPLIEAKIEAFCLQTKRLHKKIVASDAEKEDGYLSSLHSR; encoded by the coding sequence ATGATCAAATCTTGCGGCATATGCGTCGGGGCGTCTAACCTGACCTCAGTAGAGATATATAAGGAGGAGCATAAGCTCCGCGTGGGCAAGGTGATAAGCGTGCCGCACGAGGGGAACATATTCGGCTGTCTCGAGCAGGCCCTGAACAGGCTCCTCGACGAGGGATACCGCAATATCGCCGTGACCGGCAGGAAGGTGGATTCATCGGTGAACCTGCCGTGGATCTCCGAGCCCGAGGCGGTTGAAGAAGCGCTGAAATTCATAAATACCGAAAAAAAACATTACAACGCGGTCGTAAGCATGGGCGCCGAGCTTTTCATCGCGTATATACTGGATAAACAGGGGAACATCTCAGGCGTAAGGACGCTCAACAAATGCGCCTCAGGGACCGGCGAGTTCTTTGCGCAGCAGTTAAGGAGGATGGACCTCTCGCTGGACGATGCGGAGAAGCTCGTATCTGCGGATAAGGTCTACCGGCTCTCAAGCAGGTGCTCGGTATTCTGCAAGAGCGATTGCACCCACGCGCTCAATAAAGGGCAGAACGTGAGCGAGATACTGGCCGGGCTGTGCGAGATGATGTCCAGGAAAGTGATGGAGCTGCTGGTAGACATGCCTAAAGAAAAGGTTATGCTCATCGGAGGCGTCGCCCTGAACCCGCGCGTCATCAGCTTCCTTAAAAAAGAGATACATTCAATATATGTGCCTAACGAAGCCGCGTATTTCGAGGCCCTTGGCGCGGCCCTATGGATGATGGAACACAGCGCAGTCATATCCGACGCCAAATTATTAAAGGAGAAGCGCCGCGCCTCGAGATACACTGCCCTGCCGGCGCTTAGGTCGGCCCTGCCGCTCGTCGAATTTAAGGATGCCTGGAAAAAAACGGAATATTCGGACGGAGACGCATGTATTTTGGGTCTCGACGTCGGCTCGACAACAACGAAAGCGGTAATAATGAGGGAGCGCGATAACGCGGTGCTCGATTCCGTCTACCTCAGGACGAACGGCAACCCGGTCGAGGCCTCGCGCAATTGCTACAAGGCCCTGGAGAAGAGCCTCGACAAAAAAATAAAGATATCGGGATTGGGCGTCACCGGGTCCGGCAGGCAGATAGCGGCATTACACGCGATGACTGACGGGATAGTAAACGAGATAATAGCCCACGCCCGCGCCGCCGTATATTTTGACGATGAAGTCGACACTATATTCGAGATCGGCGGGCAGGACGCGAAATATACGCATATCAAAAATATGGTCGCCTGCGATTACGCGATGAACGAGGCGTGTTCGGCCGGCACCGGCTCATTCCTCGAGGAGTCATGCAAGGAGACCCTCGGCGTCGAGCTGCGCGAGATCGAGCGGTACGCGATGAAGGGCGAAAGCCCGCCTAATTTCAACGACCAGTGCGCCGCATTTATAAGCAGTGACATCAAGACCGCTTCTTACGAAGGGCTCAAGAAAGAGGATATCGTCGCCGGGCTGGTCTATTCGATATGCATGAATTACAGCAACCGCGTCAAAGGCAACAGGATAGTTGGGGACAAGGTCCTCATGCAGGGCGGCGTATGTTACAACAAGGCCGTGCCTGTCGCCATGGCCTCGCTTTTGGGCAAAAAGATAGTGGTGCCGCCGGAGCCGGGGCTTATGGGCGCTTTCGGGGCGGCCCTGGAGATAAAGGATAAATTAAATAAGGGCCTGCTGAAAAGAAAAGATTTCGAGCTCTCCGGGCTTATCGGCAGGGACGTCAAATACCACGACAGTTTTAAGTGCAAGGGCGGCGCGGAAAAATGCGACCGCGGCTGCAGCATACTCAGGATAGAGATAGGCGGCAGGATCTACCTCTTCGGCGGTTCGTGCAACAGGTATTATAATATTAACCATTCCGTAAATGTCGACGAGGCAAAACTGAACCTGGTCAAGATGCGCCAGGAGAGGCTGTTCGCGCCGCTCGCCTCAGGGCCGTCCGCGCCTGCGGCCGCAAAGACCGTTGGGATAAGCAGGTCATTTTTGACGCACATCTTTTTTCCTTTATATAACACTTTTTTTGAGTCACTGGGGATGAAGGTCGTGGTTTCGGACGCGATATCCGACTACGGGGTACAGCACAAGAGGGCGCCGTTCTGTTATCCGGCAGAGATAGCCCATGGCCTCTTCCATAACCTGCTCGAGAAAGACCCGGATTATATATTCCTGCCGCAGGTCCTGGAACTTAAATCAAAGAAAGCGGAGAAGTCGAGGAAGGAGCAACAGTCTACGTGCGTCATCCTCCAGAGCGAGCCGTATTACCTGAAGAACACATTCAAGGGCTTCGATAAGAACAACGTCCTCGTCCCGGTATTGGATTTTTCGAAAGGGCTCGGCGGCGCCCGCAAGGCCTTTGCGGATATGGCCGGAAAGATGGGATTTTCAAAAAGGGACGCAGTAAAGGCTTACGAGGCGGCATGCGCAAAGCAGGATGATTTCACGAAGGGCTTGAAGCGTTACGGGAGAGAATGCCTCGAGGAATTAAAGAAAGACCCGGAGAGGATAGCCGTGGTCCTCCTGGGAAGGGCGTATAACACTTTCGCCGCGGAAGCAAACATGGCGATACCCGATAAATTCTCCTCGCGCGGGGTGACGGTCATGCCGTTCGATTGCCTGCCGTATGAAGAAGAGTCCGATGACGCTAATATGTATTGGGCGAGCGGGCAGATGATACTCAAGGCCGCGCGCTTCATAAAGAAACATCCGCAGCTCTATCCCGTATTCGTGACGAATTTCAGCTGCGGGCCGGATTCGTTCATCGTCGGCAACGTAAGGGATATGATGGACAAGAGGCCGATACTCATCCTCGAGATCGATAGCCATACCGCGGACGCAGGGATCAACACCAGGATAGAGGCTTTCCTGGATATAGTGGAAAGGTCCCGCTTGCTCGGCGCAGCTACGCAGGACGGCAGGGAGGCGTTCACGCCGGCGCGCTGCATTAGCCACGATAAAAAAGTATGGGTGGTATCTTCGGACGGGAAGCGCTACGGGATCGACGACAAGAGGGTCAAGCTGCTCCTTCCGCCGATGGGGACGATGGGCCCTGAGGCGCTTGCCGCTGTCTTCAAGACTGCGGGGATAAACGCGATACCGCTCCAGCCGTCAGACGGCACCTCTCTTAAGCACGGGCGGGCGAATACGACGTGCAAGGAATGCCTGCCGCTGATATTGAGCGCCGGGAGCCTCATGAGATACCTGGAACACCGGAAGGACGGAGACATCCTTGTATATTTCATGCCTTCGACCGGCGGGAACTGCAGGTTCGGGCAATACAACACGTTCTTTAACGACCTTATAAGGAAGAAACGGATAAAGGACCTGGCGGTATATTCGATGGATACCCAGAACAGCTACCTGGGAATGGGCAATAGCTTCAACATACTCATACTTAAAGGCGCGCTCATCTACGACGCGATGTATGACATAAAGAACGCGCTTAAGGCCCTGGCGAAAGACAAAGAAGAGGCGATGAGGGTATTCGATAAGCAGTGGCATAATATTGTGGCTTGCCTCGGGAAAAAAGGCGCAGGCCTTTACAAGGTCCTCGAAGAAGCGTCCGCCGCGCTCAAGGCGATACCGTTGAAACACCCGCTCTCCGAGGCGACTACTGTGGCTATAATGGGGGAGATATACGTAAGGCGGGACGATTTCTGCTGCAACCCGCTCATCGAAAGGCTCGCGCAGAAAGGGATCGTAGCGCGGACCTCCCCGGTCCTCGAGTGGATCTGCTATGTAGATTACCTTGTTAAGAATAAATTGATCGAATCTAACCTGGGGATATCCGGCAAGATAGAATTCTTCGTGAAGACATTTTTGCAGAGGAGTTACGAGAAGAAGATAAAGGGCATACTCGCCGGTTCCGGGCTGTACCATAATGACGCCATAGACATAGAAAAGATAATGAAGGCCGGCAGGAATTTTATCGACGAGCAGCTTACCGGGGAATCCATCGTCGTAGTGGGCTCGGCATTGAACGAGATAGTGGAATATGTCTCGGGAGTGATAAGCGTCGGGCCGTTCGCGTGCCTTCCCACCAGGATAATCGAGTCGATATTGAACGGAAGCATGAATTTGACCACAAAAAAAGGATTATCCGACCGGGATTTTACGGGGCTAAAGGAGGTCGAGGAGCTTCCTTTCCTGTCGATAGAGATAGACGGCACGCCTTTCCCGCCGCTGATAGAAGCCAAGATCGAGGCGTTCTGCCTCCAGACAAAAAGGCTGCATAAGAAGATCGTTGCTTCGGACGCTGAAAAAGAGGATGGCTACCTCAGCTCTCTCCATAGCCGGTAG